In Pseudobacter ginsenosidimutans, the following are encoded in one genomic region:
- a CDS encoding SusC/RagA family TonB-linked outer membrane protein, with protein MKSKRTDLLLRSIFILFMLLSPGVMLFTQAQDKKSPDKKTEIRGTITDSSMAVMPGVSVSVKGNSQIGTTSDLNGKYILEVPAGSMIVFSMVGFGTQEILSTGKSVINVTMRSSANQLEDVVVTVAFGKQKKREVVGSVTSIDPGELKIPSSNLTTALAGRLAGVVAYQRSGEPGADNANFFIRGVTTFGYKTDPLILVDNIELTATDLARLQPDDIASFAILKDATATALYGARGANGIILITTKKGKEGKAKINLRVENSVSQPTRNIELADPVTYMKLGNEAVLTRNPLGILPYSQYKIDNTIEGTDPYMFPATDWRKELFKDYTMNQRANFSVTGGSQTTQYYLSASVTKDNGMLRVPKRSNFNNNIDLRTYLLRSNVNINLTKTTEAGIKLYGSFDEYNGPIDGGTTLYNKIMRTNPVFFPAYYPVDAEHAHTQHILFGNFESGDYINPYADMVKGYKDYSRSLMLAQFELKQNLAFITQGLNFSGIINTTRRSYFDVSRFYNPFYYQATNYDPAKNKYSLTLLNEAQGTEYLNYREGQKLISSTSYIEASLNYNRSFEKHGVSSILVLLMNNRLDANSGDLQTSLPYRNIGLSGRFTYSFDRRYFAEFNFGYNGSERFYDGKRFGFFPSAGIAWSVSNEKFWKPLEDIVTNLKLRATYGLVGNDAIGGPADRFFYLSNVNMEDGARGATFGTNYGYSRTGISISRYDNREITWEVAQKVNLGMEISLWNKLNVIAEVFRENRSKILMNRSSIPNTAGLQAAQKSNVGEASGEGMDISVDYSLNLNKDIWLQARGNFTYATSSFKVYDEPDYAEKYLSRIGYSLNQTWGYVAERLFVDDADVANSPRQNFGEYMAGDIKYRDLNGDGVITSLDRVPIGFPTVPEIVYGFGFSAGYKNLDLSCFFQGSARSSFYIDAENTSPFVENQALLKAYSESYWSEDNRNIYALWPRLSNTNINNNLQASTWFLRNGAFLRLKTVELGYSFPRKLISKVHLTNARIYASGINLLTFSPFKLWDVEMGGNGLGYPIQRVINVGLNINF; from the coding sequence ATGAAAAGCAAGCGGACTGACCTTTTATTGAGGTCGATCTTCATCCTCTTTATGCTGCTGAGTCCTGGTGTGATGCTCTTCACTCAGGCGCAGGACAAAAAGAGCCCTGATAAAAAAACAGAGATCAGGGGCACTATCACCGACAGTTCCATGGCGGTGATGCCGGGGGTATCGGTTTCTGTAAAGGGCAATTCCCAGATCGGCACCACTTCCGATCTGAATGGTAAATATATCCTGGAAGTTCCGGCGGGTTCGATGATCGTGTTCAGTATGGTGGGCTTCGGTACACAGGAGATATTGTCCACAGGAAAATCAGTGATCAATGTAACGATGCGTTCTTCCGCCAACCAACTTGAAGATGTGGTGGTGACTGTTGCATTCGGCAAACAGAAAAAAAGGGAAGTGGTAGGATCCGTTACCAGTATCGATCCCGGCGAACTGAAAATTCCTTCCAGTAATCTCACTACTGCACTGGCCGGCAGACTGGCAGGTGTGGTGGCTTACCAGCGAAGCGGCGAGCCCGGAGCCGACAATGCCAATTTCTTTATTCGCGGCGTCACCACTTTTGGTTACAAGACAGACCCGCTGATCCTGGTTGATAATATCGAGCTGACGGCTACGGACCTTGCGCGTCTGCAACCCGATGATATCGCCAGTTTCGCGATCCTGAAAGATGCAACGGCAACTGCCTTGTATGGAGCACGCGGCGCTAACGGTATCATTCTTATCACCACCAAAAAAGGTAAGGAAGGGAAAGCGAAGATCAATTTAAGAGTGGAGAATTCCGTTTCGCAACCTACGCGCAATATCGAGCTGGCCGATCCTGTAACTTATATGAAACTCGGCAATGAAGCAGTGCTCACGCGCAATCCGCTCGGCATCCTGCCTTATTCGCAATACAAGATCGATAATACCATCGAAGGCACCGATCCGTACATGTTCCCGGCAACGGACTGGAGAAAGGAATTGTTCAAAGATTACACGATGAACCAGCGTGCCAACTTCAGCGTCACTGGTGGTAGTCAGACCACACAGTATTACCTGTCTGCTTCCGTGACCAAGGACAATGGCATGCTACGTGTGCCGAAGCGCAGCAACTTCAACAACAATATCGATCTAAGGACCTACCTGCTGCGTTCGAACGTGAACATCAATCTTACAAAAACAACCGAGGCGGGCATCAAGCTGTATGGCTCATTTGATGAATACAATGGGCCCATCGATGGCGGCACCACATTGTACAATAAGATCATGCGCACCAACCCTGTTTTCTTCCCGGCCTATTACCCGGTAGATGCGGAGCATGCGCATACACAACATATCCTGTTCGGCAATTTCGAGAGCGGGGATTATATCAACCCCTATGCCGATATGGTAAAGGGATATAAAGATTATTCAAGATCACTGATGCTGGCACAGTTCGAGCTGAAACAAAACCTGGCTTTCATTACGCAGGGCCTGAACTTCAGTGGCATCATCAATACTACCCGCCGTTCCTATTTCGATGTATCCCGCTTTTATAATCCATTCTATTACCAGGCTACCAACTACGATCCGGCAAAGAATAAATACAGCCTTACCCTGCTCAATGAAGCGCAGGGTACTGAATACCTCAATTACCGGGAAGGACAGAAGCTGATCAGCTCCACTTCCTATATTGAAGCATCGTTGAACTATAACCGAAGTTTCGAGAAGCATGGTGTGAGCAGCATTCTCGTATTGCTGATGAATAACAGGCTGGACGCTAATTCCGGCGATCTTCAAACCTCACTTCCTTATCGTAATATCGGATTGTCCGGTAGGTTCACCTATTCATTCGACCGCCGGTATTTTGCTGAATTCAATTTCGGCTATAACGGATCTGAAAGATTCTATGATGGAAAAAGATTCGGATTCTTTCCGTCAGCAGGTATCGCCTGGTCTGTGTCCAACGAAAAATTCTGGAAACCGCTGGAAGATATCGTTACCAACCTGAAGCTGAGGGCAACTTATGGCCTTGTCGGAAATGATGCCATCGGCGGTCCGGCAGACAGGTTCTTCTATCTCTCCAATGTGAATATGGAAGATGGTGCAAGGGGCGCTACGTTCGGCACCAACTACGGTTATTCCAGAACGGGTATTTCCATTTCCCGGTACGACAACAGGGAGATCACCTGGGAAGTAGCGCAGAAAGTGAATCTCGGCATGGAGATCAGTCTCTGGAACAAACTCAATGTGATTGCTGAAGTGTTCAGGGAGAACAGGAGCAAGATTCTCATGAACCGTTCCAGCATCCCCAATACCGCCGGTTTGCAGGCCGCCCAGAAATCCAATGTGGGCGAGGCTTCCGGAGAGGGTATGGATATTTCTGTTGATTATTCGCTCAACCTCAACAAGGATATCTGGTTGCAGGCGAGAGGTAATTTTACTTACGCTACCAGTTCCTTCAAAGTATATGATGAACCTGATTATGCAGAAAAATATTTGTCGAGGATCGGTTATAGTCTTAACCAGACCTGGGGCTATGTGGCAGAAAGATTATTCGTGGACGATGCAGACGTTGCCAATTCACCGCGGCAGAATTTCGGAGAATACATGGCGGGCGATATCAAGTACCGCGACCTGAATGGTGATGGCGTGATCACTTCCCTGGATCGTGTGCCGATCGGTTTCCCTACCGTTCCTGAGATAGTGTATGGATTCGGATTCTCTGCCGGGTATAAGAACCTGGATCTTTCCTGTTTCTTCCAGGGATCTGCAAGATCTTCTTTTTATATCGATGCTGAAAATACATCGCCCTTTGTGGAGAACCAGGCATTGCTGAAAGCCTATTCGGAAAGCTACTGGTCCGAAGATAACAGGAATATATATGCGCTTTGGCCACGGCTGAGCAATACCAATATCAACAATAACCTGCAGGCCAGTACCTGGTTCCTCCGGAATGGAGCATTCCTGCGGTTGAAAACAGTGGAGCTGGGTTATTCTTTCCCAAGGAAGCTGATCAGTAAAGTGCATCTCACTAATGCCAGGATCTATGCCAGTGGTATCAACCTTCTCACGTTCAGCCCTTTTAAATTATGGGATGTTGAAATGGGAGGCAATGGACTGGGCTATCCTATCCAGCGTGTGATCAATGTAGGGCTCAATATCAATTTTTAA
- a CDS encoding RagB/SusD family nutrient uptake outer membrane protein: MKVFTMIALLAILAGSGCKKYLDIVPDNIATIDYAFRARNVAEKYLFTCYSYMPDDASIFANPGMLTADEFWFYYPGFSSNAWNIARGLQNKVNPYLNYWGGLNTGKPLFQALRDCNIFLENINKVPDMDQMEKDRWSGEVKFLKAYYHYFLFRLYGPIPLIKNNLPISASVEEVKIKRMPVDSCVDYVIQLLDESIPVLPDFIQNEASELGRITKTIAMTLKADVLVTAASPLFNGNPDYASFKDNDEVNLFPATYSQEKWAKAAAACKAAIDQAHGAGHYIFKYINANPSHIMSDWTKTQMSIRNSVTQRWNKEVIWANSQSQAIAIQRYAFIRALDPVANNNSTALGDLAPTLKMAETFYTVNGVPISEDKTWDYQNRYGLRVSEDENKHAIKMGYTTAKLNFDREPRFYADLGFDGGTWYGHGRFDDNNPWVAEMKLGQTAARKNTYGYSITGYQPKKLVFFTNTATASAYPIESYPWPLYRLADLYLLYAEALNESDGPTQEVYDYVNLVRERANIPTVQDAWTTYSTQPDKFTHKSGLREIIHQERLIELAFEGKRAYDLRRWKKAMSYQNSPVEGWDILQSETVLYYQKKILFPQKFQTRDYLWPIRENDITVNRKLVQNPGW; encoded by the coding sequence ATGAAAGTTTTTACAATGATAGCCCTACTGGCGATACTCGCGGGCAGCGGCTGCAAGAAATACCTCGATATTGTGCCGGACAATATCGCTACCATCGATTACGCATTCCGGGCAAGGAATGTGGCGGAGAAATATCTCTTCACCTGTTATTCCTATATGCCGGATGATGCCAGCATCTTCGCCAATCCGGGTATGCTAACGGCAGATGAATTCTGGTTCTATTATCCCGGCTTCAGCTCCAATGCCTGGAATATTGCACGGGGCTTACAGAATAAAGTGAATCCCTACCTGAATTACTGGGGTGGATTGAATACCGGGAAGCCATTGTTCCAGGCGCTGCGCGACTGCAATATCTTCCTCGAGAATATCAATAAAGTGCCTGATATGGACCAGATGGAAAAAGACCGCTGGTCGGGCGAAGTGAAATTCCTCAAAGCCTATTATCATTACTTCCTGTTCAGATTATATGGCCCCATTCCTTTGATCAAAAACAATCTTCCTATTTCTGCTTCCGTGGAAGAAGTGAAGATCAAAAGGATGCCCGTTGATTCCTGCGTGGACTATGTGATACAATTACTGGATGAATCCATTCCTGTGTTGCCGGACTTCATCCAGAATGAAGCATCCGAACTGGGAAGGATCACCAAAACAATTGCCATGACGTTGAAAGCCGATGTGCTGGTGACTGCTGCCAGCCCGTTGTTCAATGGCAATCCTGATTACGCTTCTTTCAAAGACAATGATGAAGTGAATCTTTTCCCCGCAACCTATAGCCAGGAAAAATGGGCGAAGGCTGCAGCAGCCTGCAAGGCCGCCATCGATCAGGCCCATGGCGCAGGTCATTATATTTTCAAGTACATCAATGCCAACCCCAGTCATATCATGTCTGACTGGACTAAAACGCAGATGAGTATCCGAAATTCAGTTACACAAAGATGGAACAAGGAGGTTATCTGGGCCAATAGTCAGAGCCAGGCCATCGCTATCCAGCGTTATGCTTTTATCCGCGCCCTCGACCCGGTAGCCAATAATAACTCCACTGCGCTGGGCGACCTGGCGCCAACCCTGAAGATGGCTGAAACTTTCTATACAGTAAATGGTGTGCCGATCAGTGAGGACAAGACCTGGGATTACCAGAACCGTTACGGACTGCGTGTTTCGGAGGATGAGAACAAGCATGCCATCAAGATGGGGTATACCACTGCCAAACTGAATTTCGACAGGGAACCCCGCTTCTATGCAGACCTGGGCTTCGATGGAGGCACCTGGTATGGGCATGGAAGATTCGATGATAATAATCCCTGGGTGGCGGAAATGAAGCTGGGACAAACTGCCGCCAGGAAAAATACCTACGGATACTCCATCACGGGCTATCAGCCGAAGAAGCTCGTGTTCTTTACCAATACAGCAACGGCGTCTGCCTATCCCATCGAAAGCTATCCATGGCCGTTATACAGGCTCGCTGATCTTTATCTCCTGTATGCTGAAGCATTGAATGAATCGGACGGCCCCACTCAGGAAGTGTATGATTATGTGAATCTCGTACGTGAGAGAGCCAATATCCCTACCGTGCAGGATGCATGGACCACTTATTCAACGCAGCCCGACAAGTTCACACACAAATCAGGTTTGCGCGAGATCATCCACCAGGAGAGATTGATCGAGCTTGCCTTTGAGGGTAAAAGAGCGTATGATCTTCGACGTTGGAAAAAGGCTATGTCCTATCAGAATTCCCCTGTGGAAGGATGGGATATCCTGCAGTCGGAAACAGTGCTCTACTACCAGAAGAAGATATTGTTCCCGCAGAAATTCCAGACCCGCGATTATCTCTGGCCAATAAGGGAGAATGATATCACCGTGAACAGGAAACTGGTACAAAACCCAGGCTGGTAA
- a CDS encoding sodium:solute symporter — MFDQLKISWIDLMIILAYLVLILVVGILSIRKDKMNSNNYFLAGRSLNWLLIGCALFASNISTIHMVGLASAGFSDGIVQGNFEWMAVFILIILGLVFAPFYFRNKISTLPEFLEKRFNGTARTLLAIFGIIGALFMHIGISLYAGSVVFENFFGVDKWTSIIIISIITGIYTVYGGLKSVVITETIQTVILLVGAFFLVGYGIHALNENGIHSWADFQQATKPNQLSLLQTSEQNPKLPWYSILLGYPVIGIWYWCADQTIVQRVLGAKSLEDARKGPLFAGVLKVLPVFLMVFPGIMAYILFRNEIHNPNDALPVMITRLLPVGLIGLFSASLLAALMSSIASALNSAATLVSIDICKRRNPDMSDQRQVMIGKITAVVVMILSIAWCPMIERFISIFDAINQILAVLSPPIAAVFVLGVCWKRGNHQGAVSSMVAGIVAGVLVFLLDFPIIGNQKMITDVLGIPYMMQCWWLFVFCCLVFVIVSKLTPPPPPEKVQNYTLASPLSFLYGKLTGIGDARIISLFLLLLMAVLYFIFR, encoded by the coding sequence ATGTTCGACCAATTGAAAATATCATGGATCGATCTGATGATCATCCTGGCCTATCTCGTACTGATCCTGGTGGTAGGGATCCTCTCCATCCGGAAAGACAAGATGAACAGCAATAATTATTTCCTGGCAGGGCGCTCCCTCAACTGGCTGCTCATCGGTTGTGCGCTCTTTGCCTCGAATATATCAACGATCCATATGGTAGGACTGGCCTCGGCCGGTTTCTCCGATGGAATCGTACAGGGAAATTTTGAATGGATGGCTGTTTTCATACTCATTATCCTCGGTCTTGTGTTTGCACCATTCTATTTCAGGAACAAGATCTCCACGCTTCCTGAATTTTTGGAAAAAAGATTCAATGGAACGGCCCGTACCTTACTGGCCATCTTTGGTATCATCGGCGCCTTGTTCATGCATATAGGGATCAGTCTGTATGCAGGTTCTGTAGTATTTGAGAATTTTTTCGGAGTGGATAAATGGACGTCCATTATTATCATTTCCATCATCACCGGCATCTATACCGTGTATGGCGGATTGAAAAGTGTGGTGATCACGGAAACGATCCAAACAGTGATCCTCCTGGTGGGTGCATTTTTCCTGGTAGGGTATGGTATCCATGCATTGAATGAGAACGGCATTCATTCCTGGGCGGACTTTCAACAGGCAACCAAACCCAACCAGCTTAGTCTCTTGCAAACTTCAGAACAAAATCCCAAACTGCCCTGGTATTCCATTCTGTTGGGATATCCCGTGATCGGCATCTGGTACTGGTGCGCGGACCAGACCATTGTGCAAAGGGTATTGGGGGCAAAATCACTGGAGGATGCACGCAAAGGGCCGCTGTTTGCCGGTGTGCTGAAGGTACTGCCGGTGTTCCTGATGGTATTCCCGGGTATAATGGCCTATATTCTTTTCAGGAACGAGATCCACAATCCCAACGATGCACTACCGGTAATGATCACCCGATTATTACCGGTGGGACTGATCGGTCTTTTCAGCGCTTCCCTCCTGGCAGCCTTGATGAGCTCGATCGCATCTGCATTGAACAGTGCTGCAACACTGGTTTCGATCGATATCTGTAAAAGGCGGAATCCTGACATGAGCGATCAGCGCCAGGTGATGATCGGAAAGATCACTGCAGTGGTGGTGATGATCTTGTCCATTGCCTGGTGCCCGATGATCGAGCGGTTCATCAGCATCTTCGATGCCATCAACCAGATCCTGGCCGTGCTCTCGCCACCCATCGCAGCTGTTTTTGTTTTAGGCGTATGCTGGAAAAGAGGCAATCACCAGGGAGCGGTAAGTTCCATGGTAGCGGGCATTGTTGCAGGTGTTCTTGTATTCCTGCTGGATTTCCCCATCATCGGCAATCAAAAGATGATTACGGATGTGCTGGGCATTCCCTATATGATGCAGTGCTGGTGGTTATTCGTATTCTGTTGCCTGGTATTTGTGATCGTAAGCAAACTCACGCCGCCACCACCTCCTGAAAAAGTTCAAAATTATACGCTTGCTTCCCCATTGAGTTTCCTGTATGGGAAGTTGACAGGTATTGGCGATGCCAGGATCATTTCACTGTTCCTGTTACTGCTGATGGCGGTACTGTACTTCATATTCCGTTAA
- a CDS encoding metallophosphoesterase, giving the protein MNRRDALYRIGVLAGGVITGPGFISSSIFSRSFRLVILPDTQTYSKRYPEIFKAQTAWIAKHAKDIAFVLHAGDITDHNSEEQWKVAVDAMSLLDGKVPVSIVPGNHDIGSKPKLSCDVRNSDLFNRFFPYDKYSAQPEFGGAYEKGRMDNTWFSFRAAGENWMVLSLEFGPRNKVIAWANEVVAQHPKHQVILLTHAYMYADDTRIGEGDKWRPQAYGIGKDQGDDAVNDGDQIWEKLVSKHANMKMVFSGHVLFDGTGKLVSKGIHGNDVYQMLANYQEGVIGTENGGNGYLRIVTVNLRKKKISVQTYSPYLDKYKTEDDQQFEFNDVSFG; this is encoded by the coding sequence ATGAATCGCAGAGATGCTTTGTACCGGATCGGTGTATTGGCAGGTGGCGTGATCACGGGTCCGGGTTTTATTTCTTCCTCCATTTTCAGCAGGTCTTTCAGGTTGGTGATCCTGCCAGATACACAAACCTATTCGAAACGCTACCCGGAAATTTTCAAAGCGCAGACTGCCTGGATTGCTAAGCATGCGAAGGACATCGCATTCGTTTTGCATGCCGGCGATATCACTGATCACAACAGCGAAGAGCAATGGAAAGTAGCTGTGGATGCCATGAGCCTGCTGGATGGAAAAGTTCCCGTAAGCATTGTACCGGGCAATCATGATATCGGCAGCAAGCCAAAACTTTCCTGTGATGTGCGGAACTCGGATCTCTTCAACCGCTTCTTCCCCTATGATAAATATAGCGCCCAGCCTGAATTTGGTGGTGCATATGAAAAGGGGAGGATGGATAATACCTGGTTCAGTTTCCGTGCTGCAGGTGAGAACTGGATGGTCCTTTCGCTGGAGTTCGGCCCACGGAATAAAGTCATTGCCTGGGCAAACGAAGTGGTGGCGCAACATCCCAAACACCAGGTGATCCTTCTCACACATGCATACATGTATGCAGATGATACCAGGATCGGGGAGGGAGATAAGTGGAGACCACAGGCATATGGCATCGGAAAAGACCAGGGCGATGATGCGGTGAATGATGGTGATCAGATCTGGGAAAAACTGGTGAGCAAACATGCCAACATGAAGATGGTATTCAGCGGACATGTATTGTTTGATGGTACAGGGAAACTGGTAAGCAAAGGCATTCATGGGAACGATGTATACCAGATGCTGGCCAATTACCAGGAAGGAGTGATCGGAACGGAAAACGGCGGGAACGGCTACCTGCGCATTGTAACAGTGAATCTACGTAAGAAGAAGATTTCTGTACAAACCTATTCACCTTATCTGGACAAATACAAAACGGAGGATGACCAGCAATTCGAATTCAATGATGTCAGTTTCGGATAA
- a CDS encoding L-fucose isomerase yields the protein MTKHFDYPAIGIRPVIDGRYGGVRESLEQTTMEMARAAALLFENSLHYPDGSAVRCVIADTCIGGVTEAAAAARKFEQQNVGLTLSVTPCWCYGSETMDMHPTWPKAIWGFNGTERPGAVYLAATLAAHNQMGLPAFGIYGHDVQDLHDASIPDDVQAKLLSFARAGLAVAMMRGTSYLAIGSVSMGIAGSIVVPDLFREYLGMRNEYVDSSEILRRIEQKIYDEKEFERALAWTKKHCQEGEDTNAAAKQFSREEKDEQWAFVVKMTIIIRDLMKGNPVLKEKGFPEEAQGHHAIVSGFQGQRQWTDFLPNGDFSEAILNSSFDWNGIRAPYMVATENDALNGVSMLFGYLLTNRAQIFADVRTYWSPDAVQRVSGWKPEGEAASGFIHLINSGSATLDGSGQQEEDGQPCMKPFWEISEKEAADCLSATSWHPANRGYFRGGGYSSKFVTKGGMPVTMCRLNLVRGIGPVLQIAEGTTISLPAHVHSVLDDRTDKTWPTTWFVPRITGQGNFRDVYTVMANWGSNHGSISYGHIGHELITLAAMLRIPVCMHNVPDERIFRPSAWSAFGMDAESADYRACDTYGAIYA from the coding sequence ATGACAAAGCATTTTGATTATCCCGCAATCGGGATCAGGCCTGTTATTGACGGCAGGTACGGGGGCGTGCGTGAATCCCTCGAACAAACCACGATGGAGATGGCCCGTGCAGCAGCCCTTCTTTTCGAAAACAGCCTGCATTATCCCGATGGCAGTGCGGTGCGCTGCGTTATCGCAGATACCTGTATCGGCGGCGTCACGGAAGCTGCAGCGGCCGCCAGGAAATTTGAACAGCAAAACGTTGGACTAACGTTGTCGGTCACCCCATGTTGGTGCTATGGCAGTGAGACCATGGACATGCATCCCACCTGGCCCAAAGCCATCTGGGGTTTCAACGGAACAGAAAGACCCGGCGCTGTGTACCTGGCCGCTACACTGGCTGCACATAACCAGATGGGGCTCCCTGCTTTCGGTATCTATGGACATGATGTGCAGGACCTGCATGATGCATCGATCCCCGATGATGTGCAGGCAAAACTGCTCTCATTTGCGCGCGCAGGACTGGCAGTGGCGATGATGCGCGGTACCTCGTATCTCGCTATTGGATCAGTATCGATGGGCATCGCAGGCTCTATCGTTGTTCCCGATCTCTTCCGTGAATACCTCGGCATGCGGAATGAATATGTTGATTCATCCGAGATCCTCCGCCGCATCGAACAAAAGATCTACGATGAAAAGGAATTCGAACGTGCACTGGCCTGGACAAAAAAACATTGCCAGGAAGGAGAAGACACCAACGCAGCTGCCAAACAATTCTCGCGCGAAGAAAAAGATGAGCAATGGGCATTTGTAGTAAAGATGACCATCATCATCCGCGACCTCATGAAAGGCAATCCGGTATTGAAAGAGAAAGGATTTCCCGAAGAAGCGCAGGGCCATCATGCAATCGTATCCGGATTCCAGGGCCAAAGGCAATGGACAGATTTCTTACCGAATGGTGATTTCTCTGAAGCTATTCTCAATTCATCGTTCGACTGGAATGGAATACGAGCTCCCTATATGGTAGCTACAGAGAATGATGCGCTGAATGGTGTATCCATGCTCTTCGGTTACCTGTTGACCAACCGTGCACAGATCTTCGCCGATGTGCGCACTTATTGGAGCCCTGATGCGGTACAGCGTGTATCGGGCTGGAAACCGGAAGGAGAAGCCGCATCCGGATTTATTCACCTGATCAATTCCGGTTCTGCTACACTTGATGGAAGCGGACAACAGGAGGAAGATGGTCAACCCTGCATGAAACCATTCTGGGAGATCAGCGAAAAAGAAGCGGCCGACTGTTTGTCTGCAACGTCCTGGCATCCCGCCAACCGCGGCTATTTCCGCGGAGGCGGTTACTCTTCCAAGTTCGTAACCAAAGGCGGTATGCCGGTGACCATGTGCCGTCTCAACCTTGTGAGAGGGATCGGGCCTGTATTGCAGATAGCGGAAGGAACAACCATCAGTCTGCCGGCGCATGTTCATTCCGTTCTCGATGACCGTACAGACAAAACATGGCCCACTACCTGGTTTGTGCCGCGCATCACCGGTCAGGGAAATTTCCGCGATGTATATACCGTGATGGCCAACTGGGGCTCCAATCATGGTTCCATCAGCTATGGCCATATCGGCCATGAGCTGATCACACTGGCCGCGATGTTGCGAATTCCTGTCTGCATGCACAATGTCCCTGATGAAAGGATCTTCCGTCCTTCCGCCTGGAGCGCCTTTGGCATGGATGCCGAATCAGCTGACTACCGTGCATGCGATACTTACGGTGCTATATATGCGTAA
- a CDS encoding serine hydrolase domain-containing protein produces the protein MKKSIYASLLPAIILINVNIQRLTAAPVTRDSSHDFSAAAAEEAIKQFMDKYKVPGLSIAVGKDGKIVYARGFGIADSAADKKVNTQSQFRIASLSKPITAVAILKLAEQGKFSLDDKVFGEGGVLGTAYGTQPYPEGISSITIRQLLSHISGGWQNNGDDPMFHNKDLTADQLISHTLNNQPLKNRPGTAYAYSNFGYCVLGRVIEKVTGKPYEKFMLTEILRPAGVKHMEVGGNTADEKRKHEVVYYSRDRSAYLDNVTRMDAHGGWIATPTDLVKFLWQVDGFDNRPDILQSASIREMTTPSQPNPSYALGWSVAGATWKHTGSLPGTGAEMIRTGGGYCCAVLVNTKQGGDFFKDLDILVKKITGLP, from the coding sequence ATGAAAAAATCGATCTACGCCAGTTTGTTACCGGCTATCATTCTAATCAATGTAAATATTCAACGGCTCACTGCAGCTCCTGTAACAAGAGACAGCAGTCATGATTTTTCTGCTGCTGCCGCAGAAGAAGCGATCAAACAATTCATGGACAAATACAAGGTACCGGGACTTTCCATTGCCGTGGGGAAAGATGGCAAGATAGTATATGCCCGTGGCTTTGGTATTGCGGATTCGGCTGCCGATAAAAAAGTGAATACGCAAAGTCAGTTCCGCATTGCCAGTTTATCCAAGCCGATCACGGCTGTTGCCATTCTTAAACTGGCGGAACAGGGAAAGTTTTCACTGGATGATAAAGTGTTCGGCGAAGGCGGCGTACTGGGAACTGCCTACGGTACGCAACCTTACCCCGAAGGCATTTCGTCCATCACCATCCGTCAGCTGCTATCGCATATCAGTGGCGGCTGGCAGAACAATGGTGATGATCCCATGTTCCACAATAAAGACCTCACTGCCGATCAGCTGATCTCGCATACGCTCAACAATCAGCCATTGAAGAACAGGCCGGGTACCGCCTATGCCTATTCGAATTTTGGTTATTGCGTTCTGGGCCGTGTGATTGAGAAGGTGACCGGCAAGCCTTATGAAAAGTTCATGTTGACTGAGATCCTGCGTCCTGCCGGTGTAAAACATATGGAAGTAGGCGGCAATACTGCCGATGAAAAGAGAAAGCATGAAGTAGTGTATTATAGTCGGGACAGGAGTGCTTACCTCGACAATGTTACCCGTATGGATGCACATGGCGGTTGGATCGCCACGCCTACAGACCTGGTAAAATTCTTATGGCAGGTGGATGGTTTCGATAACAGGCCAGACATCCTGCAATCCGCATCGATCCGTGAAATGACCACGCCATCCCAACCCAACCCCTCCTATGCTTTGGGATGGAGTGTAGCCGGCGCCACCTGGAAACACACCGGCAGCCTTCCCGGTACTGGTGCAGAAATGATCCGTACGGGCGGCGGCTATTGTTGCGCCGTTCTGGTGAATACCAAACAGGGAGGAGATTTCTTCAAAGACCTCGATATCCTCGTGAAAAAAATTACCGGCCTTCCATAG